The stretch of DNA TTCCATAATTCAAGAGTGTACGGCTAAGGTATTAGGAACGagccattgtattgtttattttaaagcagTACGATAAGGGGATAGGCTAAATTAGGCCAAGGCAACAAACCTAGGACACACACATGCCAAAcaagcagctgtctgaaaatacTACATTGCCTAAACTCTAGAAGTGTTTGAatacagaaaatacaatatttcttAAAACCTATTTTTAATGTGATGCTAGTAATATAAGATGTGTCCccttttaaccttttaaacgcttaaggaccaggctgttttttaccttttgtaccctttacggtgctcatgtttagatgtaattttctcctcactcatttagggtacccacacaagttatatattgtttattcttTCAGGAGAAGAaaagctttcttcagatactattatctaatttcccataaaaaataataaaatatgatgaaacattgaaaaaaaaaattctgacttttacccgaaaaatcttttactcgtccaaaaaagctaatgaaaaaacctgctaaatagattctactatttgtcctgagtttagaatttccccaatgtttttatgtttttttgcttttttctgcaagttattgggcaataagtacaagtagctatttcaaaaccattttttccaaagctggtcattttgtccatgtgctatttcgggtagggctgcaacaactaatcgataaaatcgataataatcgataatgaaaatcgttgccaacaaatttcattatcgattagttgaattgatttgtatcgattataaaatgagggttttttcagagcaaacatactgaaaaatacccctcctacagctcctacttaccagtccctctctgtaatcactgtgacaactggccccgctccttccttctccagaaccacatggctgtgacactcacctaactgtgagtataaaattaatatttgggctgctgaaagttaggggaggtgggggttaatttaggggcagttatggttaatggggtgtttagggttcatttaggggcagttatggttaatagggtgtttagggttaattaaggggcagctatggttaatttaggagcagctgtggttaatgggatgtttggggttaatttgaggcagttgtggttaatggtgtgtttagggttaatttaggggttgttgtggttgatggggtctttagggtaatttaggggatgctgtggttaatggggtgtttagggttaatttagaggcagttatgttaatggggtgtttagggttaatttaatgatgaggacgtTAATAacgttaacttaaggtgcagttagaggttagagggggcagactaaggggaatctaaatcctgggggtagtgaagattaacccagtacttatttataaaagtatggtgtcagtgtgctgtgaacaggtctgtgactctatgaggggactatgagatatctggcaTATGTGgaaggcagcgtggtgtggcatatgtgggaggcagcatggagtggcatatgtgggaggcagcatggagtggcatatgtgggaggcagcgtggagtggcatatgtgggaggcagcgtggagtggcatatgtgggaggcagcgtggcatatgtgggaggcagcgtggagtggcatatgtgggaggcagcgtggagtggcatatgtgggaggcagcgtggagtggtatatgtgggaggcagcgtggagtggtatatgtgggaggcagcgtggagtggtatatgtgggaggcagcgtggagtggcatatgtgggaggcagcgtggcaagcctgggctcaaatgtgcataaattgggggggggctggtagagaaataaagacaagaaatgcagttttttttattctgctgtttgtatttaacataatttgtttattaaattattttaaataaatgaaaaatttacattcattttttttatccgattaattttggtcagtctgtgcctatgccctatatttgaacccggccactctaatttaccccatcattttttttaaattagacacccctttggtatttaaaatgattttactttaactctttccatgtcaagttTTTTTAGGGAAGATACAGCGCAAATTTTaacacttgctcataataataaactttatttatttatttttttaatttattttattctttttgtatttttttttacattttgctgtaactggatggttcctctgatgcataattattttaaaatgttaccacttttttttttatatatatatatattttactaatcacattgtgattagaaagctgggctccattgacttgcatggttgaatgcagtacctgtattaaaCCTGCAAGTGgggccagagttctctagatagtctggagaccctcttgcgaacttttccaactttgttactttttttttcaagacgTGCTgtcatcttgcgagtggcaaaatcactccgGAGCAGTCAAagcgcgtcctggggtgagtgttcagtgtcgctgaatgcctcgtgatcgTGAAGTTCatgttgatgccccggggagaGGCTAGACATGGTCCCTGATGCCAatctctgtgttgctgaatgcctcgacatcgaggcattacagcaacaccggttaagcgaagaaagtcatcgtagatcactttctaagcttgtttaatgaaatgacccgtcaatggacgttaaggggttaaggaagaaAAGTTaagggtaaataaaaaaaaaacgtatgttAGTCTGGAATTCTTTTCATAATAGAGTAAACAGAAAAGAACAATGattgtaaggctaggtttccacttgttttttttttgctaaaaacgcccataaaaacgccaattcagccacacagcgtttttttagtgaaaaaacgctgcagccagatgttagctgttcttcaataggaaatcgcacaatgccatatccacttggcgtttttttgtttggcgttttttcagtcctctatggcgtttttttgcttttttgggctctgtggcagtttttcaaaatcgcagcatgttgacactctggcgttttttgcaggGTAATCTTGgcatttttctccaatagaagtcaatgggagagaaaaaaacgccatgaaaaagccatgtgggttttttgccttggcgtttttcatggcgtttttttcccacagttacaatgcagaggattgacccagtatctgtgtgtcctacgagaaataggctggaaacaaagagtttcatacaaaacaaagttcatactgaattttacaccattgggaccaaacatgccattacaaacaaacatacgcggcgcatcaactggatcctgcgtgccaaaagcaacagcaaacaatttgcaccatcatttggggccaatcttcctagaggagcagacattcggaataaagcatgccttacaaaccacagaaatgagacaaaagggtccgccggggcgtttaagtagaactctaccaaagaaattacatcaggagggggcagatacttgccatttatccgaatcccttttagctgggtgaaacatctaacttgtaaaggctggaaaaactgcctaaggtcaaaaaaagcaatttctgttttcttggcgtttttcctggcatttTTCATcaaggacaaaaacccaagtggaaacctagcctaaaaggGACTTCATAAGCATATGGATAAGTCAGTTACCTGCTATCATGATTTCAATTTCTGCTATTTCTGCATTTTCTGGCTTGGTGAGAAACAGATTAACATCACCCACCATGCACTGTGTTTCAGAGCACCCTTCATCAAATTGTTTAGCATCCAGTATAATAAAAGTGCATTCTGTAAAATAGTGAAAATACATTatgcaaagcagagaaacagaAGCTCACATTATACATCTAAATCTAAAGTATACATCTAAAGTGTTGCAAAAGATGctaaaaatattgaatatgaCACATAAGATTTGGTCAGTAACACAAATCTTTCACTCACTGTCAGCATCCTCTCTCCAGCTCTGCTGCATATAGTATTCTTGTTCTAATGTAAGAGGCTCCGAGGCTGTCAATTTCTGGAGCTCCTCTGACTTCATCCATTCATGATACCTACAAGAAGAGCGTTTAAAGTGTTTAAAACCGAGCAATGAACACAAAAATAGGCTATCATCTGAACTATATTACGTAGGTCTAATGCACCTCAAATAGCGGGGCTGGAGGAAAGGCAACATCATACATGCATATTACATGATTATGCAGAATACACATTTGCAAGGGGACCACACAgcaattatatgcattaaagggcatatcatTTTTAGAGTTTCCTTGAAGAAAGTACTGTAAATTAAGAAGATTTacgaaaataagaaaaaactgtTTTGCTAGATGAAGAAAGGGCTAGCTGATTACTATTACATTGTGGTTCTTATTTTGCATCGGGATGCGGATCCTGCGTGACCCGTCAAAAAACTTGTGGGTGGTATTCTGTGTGGTGTGGGCGGGAACGGGCAGTCTTACACTCCCACAAGGCTGTCTAagcgcccaggggaagcagaaaCCCAGACGAGTCATGTGAATTTATGTCACGTCACATGTCCCTTTTCCAtttctgcttcccctgggcgggacaagagaagttgtttgcACAAAGTGCGAGAAACATAGAGGGAAGCACCAGCCCCTATGGAAGTCTGTGAGCAGCACCAAAAGGgggtgtatgaacgagtatgtgtgattgagggaatgaatgagtatctgtgaatgagcaTGTTTGCGAGAGCGGGCAGGGTTGGACACATATTGTAGTAGTGGGCAGGTTTGGACACATAGGTTGCGGGAGCGAACgataatggtcagaaattcagcgggagcgggattaagaaaACCGTCCCATGCAGGGCTCTACTTCAGATTCCATAAACTGTTTTgacttttataaattaaactgtaaAAAACTTAATTGCTATATTAACATGTTTTAATATTGCAGTTAACAATTTACATAAATATCTCTAATAAAAAGGGAGACACAAGACCACTCTATCCTATGCCTCCTATAGACACTTCtcactttttttctgtgttcacCTTTATTACACTTAATCCCAGTGTGCTCGATTACAATGTCTACTTTGGTTGAAACTGATTATTCGAAGTACCTGGGTACATGATGGGGTTCATATGGTATCAATAGGACCCGCTGGCCTCTCAGCACAGTGTCTTCATTCGTTCGCATGACGCTTATTTGTGGGACGCGATGGTTTCACAGTTTGTCAAATTAACCTTACCCTTGTATAACCAACATATGTGCTAGCATTCTAAAATGCTCTGCAACATATGGacagaatatatatagatatatattatataatttcaaGAGTAACGGAAACCATATCGCAAAAAGACGAAATTGCGAAACTGATTTTGTTCACGCGATACACTTTCACCTACAACATACTTCCCTCATAGGCCACATTGCAACTCGTAATACTTCCTGCATTTCGACTCCTCCCTTTGAGGAAATACTAGCCTGAAAGCGTCATGAGAGTCGACGTGTCTAGCTTCAGAAACATGGGTCGGCGAGTCAATCACGTGATCTTGTGGACGAAACATTTGGAATGCAAACACGTACGGAAGGATCCGGGTGCTGCTACAGCTAGAGGCAACGAGAGGGCACTTGAATTCAGGTACGGCCAACAAGCATAGACTCAATATAGCTATGTACATTTCCACATCTTAAATCCAGTTTCCAGACAACATTTATAactaatatgtattattaaacattcGAGAATTTGGACAAATGCCGGAAAAAATCGCTTCTTAATACAACCATTGTCCGTAAGCAGTATACATGAACACAAACTCCTTTCGTGTAGATACGTCTTATACTTGATTAATGGAAATACGTTTTGAGATAAAGCAGCTTTATGCTAATATAAGAATAACcgtggtaaatatatatattttgtataatataatctTGCTGTTATTCTAGTAGCGTTCTGTGCTGTATTACGTTTTATGATTTGCATAGTGAGTTTTATCCACAAGAGATTACTGAATGCAATAAATTGCCAACTGAATAAATGTTGTTTAATTAGGGAAGTAATAACACAACTTCTGAATGGAGGGACATGTGGGAAGGGTTAAGTAGTTCCTGTAAGTTCGCTCTCAATATACTAATCAGTCTGCAGTGCTGTCTCCATccatttagtttattttaaggTGTAGAACTGTCCCTTTTAAGAACATGAAACCTTTTGTAACATTCAGTAATgaaaaatgtgttatataaatTTCTGATGCACCTTCAGGGGcctgctcgcaagtttacaatcttgagtATTATTTAGTTTAACAAGCAAAACAATGAAAACTCATCCACTTAATAATTTTTTATCTCTATAAACCATTCAGTTCCAACAAAAAAAGCAGTcggtgctaaaattagcactgtatctttcaaaaaatcctggcatggaataagtgctagcatttcaaatactcaTGAGgtatctagtttaaaaaaaaaaaaaaaaaaaaatgatttgatggggtaaattgaattggctgggtttaAAGATgtcacaattaaccccttcgtgacaaaggctgattttactttttgtacccttcgtgacaatggccgttttaacatttctgcgctgctcgtgtttagctgtaattttcttctttcccgtttactgaacccacacaagttatatattgcttttttcaggacaagaagggctttctttagatgacattgttttgattgtatcatattatttactattaaaaaaagtataaaatgttgaaaaattttgaaaaaaaagacttttagttaaaaaaatcttttactcatctataaaaggtaatgaaaaaacctgctaaatagattctactatttgtcctgagtttagaaatacccaatgtttttatgtttttttgcttttttctacacgttatggggcaataagtacaggtagtgttttgctatttcaaagccattttttccaaatccggtaattcttccccccacgTGCcgtttcgggtatctttgaagctggccaatgcaatataccccatcaaatcatatatttttgaaaactagacaccccagggtatttcaaatgctagtattttaactctttctatgcacCATATCatctttttgcatttgttttttcacacacattttactttacgtatgaataaacaggttctggtatagggctgcaactaacgattattttaataatcgattaatcggccgattattttttcgattaatcgattaatcggataaaaaaaacaatatgcaaatttttcgtttatttaaaagaatttaatgaactggatgttaaaaaacaacttaaaatttacattaacattcttattttgttatgatgtaataaaaaacaatattttcaaagtacaagaacccaaacacaatatttatgaaacaaaataaccccaaacattctgaaaagaggtggactattactgttcaagaaactttgccccagcactttgcactttgcactttgcacccagcactttgcactttgcacccagcactttgcacccagccctggcactttgcacccagcactttgccccagccctggcactttgcatccagcactttgcacccagcattcagcactttgcaccagcactttgcactttgcacccagccctggcactttgcacccagcactttgcacccagccctggcactttgcacccagcactggcactttgcacccagcactttgcactgtgcccctgcacccagtctctaactctgccctgcacccagccctgcccccacattctgccctgcccccacactcacactctgccctgcacccactctgccctgcacccacactcacaccctgccctgcatccccacccccactctgccctgcacccagtctcccactctgctctgcacccacactcacaccctgcatccccacccccactctgccttgcacccagtctcctgccctgcaccccccacccccactctgccctgcacccccacccccactctgccctgcacccccacccccactctgccctgcacccacactcacgaaccgctctgtgcgaatggagccactcgcacagagcgaaccgctctgtgcgaatggagccactcgcacagagcgaaccgctctgtgcgaatggagccactcgcacagagcgaaccgctctgtgcgaatggagccactcgcacagagcgaaccgctctgtgcgaatggagccactcgcacagagcgaaccgctctgtgcgaatggagccactcgcacagagcgaaccgctctgtgcgagtggagccactcgcacagagcgattcgctctgtgcgagtggctctgtgcgatccgtgcacatagacatgaagaatacttacctccggaacgcgtcacatccgtcacgtagctgaaagaaggcggagactgcagagcgtgtagcagaagcggggaacgctcgcggaggtaagtaaaaggagccgagtgctccaacaacgaattgatcactcgattaatcgataacggaaatcgttatcgatgatttccgttatcgattattatcgattttatcgattcgttgtttcagctctattctggtatatgtcactatcatgaaacaccccaatattggttcagcaacatctcctgagtacagcgatgcctcacatgaatgattttgcctggctgtttgggggcaaaagggccacatttggggcatgcacattttttaatgttgaactttggcatttggggatccactgcccatgccctatttggtacatctttgagccgggccatttcagtgtgcccaataaaaccatatatttatgaaaactagacaccctagggTGATCGCCTcgtaaacacttttaaaacgggcgtccgccgccatacactgtatggagcatgttgacgccccggggaggggccagacatggcccctggggcgatcgtggcgttgctgaatgcctcaaggTCGacgcattacagcaacgccgtttgggtgcagaaagtgaacgtagatcgctttctgcacccgtttaaagtcatgacggtcctggcacatcaattgtcgttaaccttTCATTTCTGGGTGATGtgcccggaccgtcaattgtcattaaggggttaatacatagGTGCAGGCtgtcaaaattaaatattttgagtgtatattggggtgttgtttggcagtgtaAGAACTAACCTTCGGTGCCGTCCCGCAACGCCCCGATCTGGCTGCTCTTGCAGACTATGCTCCTGGTTCTGATTTAGCTCCAAATTGCTCTCCTGGTTTGACCCGGTCTGTTCACTATGCTACTGCTCCTCTTCTCCGTTCCTTGTCTCCCTGGTACACTCAGCTCTTTGGGGTCCTACTTCTCCATGACGCTAcaggcagtgacatataccaagggctgtaaattcatagatgaagtacaatgtgtgtgaggggaaaaaaagacacacacacacccaaaatgactaccataaactttgacaaaagctggtggtagaattggtggaaagtgttaaaatatgaccatctgaaataccctgaatggtttgatggggaaaaCTAAACTGACTGTTCAATGTACCTGGTATGTCCCGGTCTGCAGCTACCATGTTGCCAATGGCGTACCAGGTACTTCCtggtctcgaaggggttaatgactgGTTAAATAGATCTGCTAGTGGTTTTGCCAAGAAACGTCAAaacttttaaaatcattttgggTGTATCCCACTGATTTGTCTGTTTTGACTTTGGAGAGTTCAAGTAGAActtcttcctctgtaaacacaGTAACACAGGGTCCCTCAGCGTCATCTTCCTGtgtaaaaacagaacagaagtATTTATATAAGCAGTCGGACAGCTCTTTATCCTCATTTATATAAGTCCCTTCATTTGTCTTCAGTTTAAATATTCctggtttatgttttcttctctcaCTTATAAACATAAGAAGTCACCTTTTTTTGTTAACCTGGCAGTTTTCTCctgagtgtgtgttttttggtgCATCTAATAATGCTCTTTGCCTTATTAAGCTTAGCTTTGTATTTGCTCCAATCTACCTTATTTTGTATCTGTCTGTATTTCTTAAAAGCTGGCTTCTTCTCATTCAGTATGTTTGCCACAattgcagagtaccacagcggcttccttttttcttttactcttgctaacaagtttaatgcaatgttctgctgccttTTAGCAGGACATCTCAAATAACTACATCTCATCTAGACTCCATCTAAAGATGGCCAGACCATCAACGACTCACCTAGCAGTCTTTCAATTTTtggaaaatgtacatttctaaaataaaaaaaccttggtTTTCGTGGGGTGCTAAAATTAAGGATACAATTAATATGGTAGgctaaacaaatttaaaaactaTGAAGTAgggaataaaacttttttttttacctgtgacTTGTATGTAGTgttaatgttttggtttttttttcttttctttctgggCTATTCAAGTGTTTTCCAGTGAAATGTTCAAGAAAGAAGAGGAGTATTCTGAGGTTTCATAGCGATAGTGAGGACTGCATGTTGGGATCACAACAAAGCTGTATCTGTGCAGAGCTGCTAATTGTAGGTAATTAaaaaccttttgtttctgtaaccaATTTAAGTCTTTATTTTATGCTCCATCTTTTAACTGTTCCTCTTCATATTGATTTTTATCATAACAGTGTAAACAAATGTCAGCTATTGCCACACGCAgctacacaatataaaatagtCAGAAAAAAGCAAAGTTCCATTATTAACATAGAACAAAGTAAGTAGAcactataaaagaaaaaaaaaattgtctaccACCTGTTGCGTACCTGCTAGCACGGTGCTCCTCTTCCCTGTCTTCTCAGGGGGGAGACCCCCTTCCTCCTCACAGCCACCGCGTCGCAGAGAATGGGAAGACCTCCCTCCACCTGGCAACCACTCCAGCAGCTGATGCAAAGAAGAGTGCAACCCCCTCCACGCTGCAACTGCCACAGCTGCAGCCTctgtggagaagggggagaccacCCTCAACCTCGCAACCACTCCAGCAGCAGCCAATGCGAATAAGAGGGAGACCCCTCTTTCGCTGATTCTCCGGGATCTTGACCTGTGCTTGTTGACCATGTTATCGCTACCCTTGGGTTCTATCTGACTCTGGTGTCTCCAACTTTGCTGTGCATGACACAACCCCTCTTCCTCCTATTCATCAGAAGTATAAAcaccatctttgcccttccaatCATCCTTTATTACCTGAATGTAGTCTTAACAATGGCATAACTTTTCAAGATTGTGACATGGTGAAAGAGGGCTTCTATGTAAGCAGGGGAAGTGGGATACGATATACTGTCCCCTTCAGAATATACGAAAGGTAAGGAGAGTTGCCTTGATGAGGCCACTCCAAacgtaccaccgtcaatgtctgacgctgtatatatagtgatgtcagttatgctgtacaaccgtcaatatctggcacagtgtgtgtgtgtgtgtgtgtgtgtgtgtgtatatatattagtggtGGCAGTTATAGTTATGGAAGTAGACTATGTTTATTCTATGTAAGGACCTTTTTAATGAGCATCATAGTacttaaggttgaaaaaagaccatcaagttcaacccttctacctaaccttcctactcttgatccaaaaaaccctaattaagctacttcgaattctgccatgagggagaaaaattccttcttcgctccaaaaggcaatcggatttctccttggatcaagaagctctaaaatattaattctatttatagccctgtatgtcatgcctttctaaaataaataaataaatatccagaccccttttgaaggcatctaatgtatttgataacaccacttccattggcagtgaattccatac from Spea bombifrons isolate aSpeBom1 chromosome 13, aSpeBom1.2.pri, whole genome shotgun sequence encodes:
- the NAT9 gene encoding alpha/beta-tubulin-N-acetyltransferase 9 isoform X1; its protein translation is MRTNEDTVLRGQRVLLIPYEPHHVPRYHEWMKSEELQKLTASEPLTLEQEYYMQQSWREDADKCTFIILDAKQFDEGCSETQCMVGDVNLFLTKPENAEIAEIEIMIAEPVFRGRGLGEESVRLMLIYGITKLGISMFEAKIGHENMRSVRLFNKLHFQEVSTSDIFQEVTLQWNATEVEKQWLINTSPMTMTTYKETK